A single Triticum dicoccoides isolate Atlit2015 ecotype Zavitan chromosome 2A, WEW_v2.0, whole genome shotgun sequence DNA region contains:
- the LOC119356222 gene encoding coatomer subunit epsilon-1, which produces MATPDLLFNLRNLFYLGAYQSAINNSDVPGLDADAAAERDVIVFRSYIALGSYQLVISEIDSSAATSLQAVKLLALYLTGDKEGAISSLKEWLSDSAIGSNPVLRLIAGIIFMHEQDYNEALKHTHTGGTLDLHALNVQIFLKMHRSDYADKQLKIMQQTDEDHTLTQLANAWLDIAVGGSKIREAYLIFQDFAEKYPMTGMVLNGKAVCCMHMGSFEEAETLLLEALNKDAKDPETLANLIVCNLHLGKPSSRYFSQLKLSHPNHVLVKTTTSAEDNFERALQAVA; this is translated from the exons ATGGCCACCCCCGACCTCCTCTTCAACCTGCGCAACCTCTTCTACCTCGGCGCCTACCAGTCCGCCATCAACAACAGCGACGTCCCGGGCCTCGACGCCGACGCCGCGGCCGAGCGCGACGTCATCGTCTTCCGCTCCTACATCGCCCTCGGATCCTACCAG CTGGTGATCAGCGAGATCGACTCGTCGGCGGCGACGTCGCTGCAGGCCGTCAAGCTGCTCGCGCTCTACCTCACCGGAGACAAG GAAGGTGCGATCTCCAGCCTGAAGGAATGGTTGAGTGATTCAGCTATAGGAAGCAATCCTGTTCTGCGATTGATTGCTGGAATTATATTTATGCATGAGCAAGACTACAATGAGGCTCTCAAGCACACACACACTGGGGGGACTCTGGACCT GCATGCACTGAATGTCCAGATCTTCCTTAAGATGCACCGGTCAGATTATGCTGACAAGCAACTGAAGATCATGCAACAAACCGACGAGGACCATACACTGACACAACTAGCAAATGCTTGGCTCGATATTGCTGTT GGTGGCTCTAAGATCCGGGAAGCTTATCTCATATTCCAGGACTTTGCTGAAAAGTACCCTATGACTGGAATGGTTCTTAATGGCAAGGCAGTTTGCTGTATGCATATGGGGAGCTTTGAGGAGGCTGAAACTCTATTGCTTGAAGCCCTAAACAAG gatgcaaaggatcctgAAACTCTTGCCAATCTTATTGTATGTAATCTCCACCTTGGCAAACCGTCGTCACGATACTTCAG CCAGCTGAAGCTGTCGCACCCTAATCACGTGCTAGTTAAGACCACCACGTCAGCGGAGGATAATTTCGAGAGGGCACTCCAAGCCGTCGCCTGA
- the LOC119356224 gene encoding 36.4 kDa proline-rich protein-like, which yields MARIAPLVLVALLSVLSVPSSACPSCPTPTTPPPPPPPKVKPPPPPSSVPCPPPPYSPAPTPPTPATPSPPAPSSPTGKCPVDVLKLVACVDALNGLVHAVVGANASETCCPLLSGVADLDAALCLCTTIKAKALNVKLVLPVAISVLVNQCGKHVPSSFQCPS from the coding sequence ATGGCCCGCATTGCGCCGCTCGTGCTGGTGGCGCTGCTCTCCGTGCTGTCCGTGCCCTCGTCGGCGTGCCCCAGCTGCCCGACCCCGACGacgcctcccccgccgccgccgccgaaggtgaAGCCCCCGCCCCCGCCGTCGTCGGTGCCGTGCCCTCCGCCGCCGTACTCCCCCGCGCCGACGCCCCCGACGCCGGCGACGCCTAGCCCTCCGGCGCCGTCGTCGCCGACGGGCAAGTGCCCCGTGGACGTGCTGAAGCTGGTGGCGTGCGTGGACGCGCTCAACGGGCTGGTGCACGCGGTGGTGGGCGCCAACGCCAGCGAGACCTGCTGCCCGCTGCTGTCCGGCGTGGCCGACCTCGACGCCGCGCTCTGCCTCTGCACCACCATCAAGGCCAAGGCGCTGAACGTCAAGCTCGTGCTCCCCGTCGCCATCTCGGTGCTCGTCAACCAGTGCGGCAAGCACGTGCCGTCCTCGTTCCAGTGCCCTTCATGA